A window of the Enterobacteriaceae bacterium 4M9 genome harbors these coding sequences:
- the yfcE gene encoding phosphodiesterase, which translates to MKLMFASDIHGSLPATAQVLARFAQSGARWLVLLGDLLYHGPRNVLPEGYNPAQVAERLNTQAERIIAVRGNCDSEVDQMLLHFPITAPWQQVLLEPGRLFLTHGHLYYPDKLPPLFAGDTLVYGHTHIPVAERREDGITLFNPGSVSIPKGGFAASYGMLDGAVLSVHALEDDAVIARVEITP; encoded by the coding sequence ATGAAACTGATGTTCGCATCGGACATTCATGGCTCGTTGCCCGCAACGGCGCAGGTGCTGGCACGTTTTGCGCAAAGTGGCGCGCGCTGGCTGGTGCTGCTGGGTGACCTGCTCTATCACGGTCCGCGTAATGTGCTGCCTGAGGGCTACAACCCGGCGCAGGTCGCCGAGCGCCTGAACACCCAGGCCGAGCGGATTATTGCGGTGCGTGGCAACTGTGACAGTGAAGTAGACCAGATGCTGCTGCACTTTCCCATAACGGCACCCTGGCAGCAGGTTTTGCTGGAACCGGGCAGGCTGTTTCTGACCCACGGGCATCTCTATTATCCCGATAAACTGCCGCCGCTTTTTGCTGGCGATACGCTGGTCTATGGTCATACTCATATTCCTGTGGCCGAGCGTCGTGAAGATGGTATCACGCTGTTTAACCCCGGCTCGGTAAGCATCCCGAAAGGCGGCTTTGCGGCCAGCTACGGTATGCTTGATGGTGCTGTTCTGAGCGTTCATGCACTGGAAGACGACGCGGTTATTGCACGCGTTGAGATTACGCCGTAA